Within the Thermococcus sp. CX2 genome, the region GCCCTCTACAAGGATGGCAGGGTTGACATGGAAGAGGCCAGAAAAGTCATCGAGAAAGTCAAAGACAGAAAGCTGCTTGACTTACTTGAATTCCTCGGAGAGGCCGAGATGTGAGAGGGGAACGACCACTGGGATTCCCCTTATTTCTTCCACCTCAACTTTTACGCCGTAGACCTCTTCGAAGAGCTCTGGCTTGAGGATTTTCCTCCCGCCATCAGCGACTATTTCTCCATCCTTCATGAAAACAAACCTCTCGGCGAAGCGCAGGGCCAAGTTGACGTCGTGCATGACCACTATCGAAGTTCCTCCCGAGAGCGCGAAATCCCTGGCTATCTCCATGACCTCAAGCTGGCTCTTCAGGTCGAGGTTGTTGGTGGGCTCGTCCATCATGAGGATTCTCGGCTCCTGAGCTAACGCTCTCGCTATACTAACCTTCTGGAGCTCACCGCCGCTGAGCCTGTTGGTAGGCTTGAGGGCGAGGTGAGATATACCGAGCTTTTTGAGGGTTTTCATTACAATCTCAATGTCCCTTTTCGAAGGCCTCAACCCCATGTAGGGCCTCCTGCCGAGGAGAACCGTGTCGAAGACCGTCATGAAGCCGGGCTCACTCCTCTGGGGGACGTAGGCCAGAACCTTGGCCAGCTCGTTCCTCGAGTAGCTGCTAAGAGGCCTTTCCAGAACCTCAATTCCCTCACAGTGAAGGATTCCCGCGATGCATCTCAGGAGCGTGCTCTTTCCGGCGCCGTTCGGCCCGAGGATTGCTATGAACTCGCCCTCCTCGACCTCAAGGTCTATTCCCCTCAGCACCTCGGAGCCATTGTAGGTGAAGCGCAGGTTTCTGACTTTTACTGCCTTCATCGCCGCCCCTCCATCCTTATGAGGAGGTATATGAATGTCGGCGCACCGAGGAAGGAGGTTACAACGCCAACGGGCAGGATCATCGGTGAGAAAGCCAGCCTCGCGACTGTATCCGCCGCGAGGAGGAGCAGAGCGCCGGTTAAAGCAGACAGCGGGATGAGAAAGCGATAATCACCCCCAACGATGAGCCTGATGGCATGGGGAGCTATTAAGCCGACGAAGCCTATTACTCCAACGAAGGCCACACTGACTGCCGTTATCAGCGCAGCCAAAAACGTCGAGATGAGCCTGACCCT harbors:
- a CDS encoding ABC transporter ATP-binding protein yields the protein MKAVKVRNLRFTYNGSEVLRGIDLEVEEGEFIAILGPNGAGKSTLLRCIAGILHCEGIEVLERPLSSYSRNELAKVLAYVPQRSEPGFMTVFDTVLLGRRPYMGLRPSKRDIEIVMKTLKKLGISHLALKPTNRLSGGELQKVSIARALAQEPRILMMDEPTNNLDLKSQLEVMEIARDFALSGGTSIVVMHDVNLALRFAERFVFMKDGEIVADGGRKILKPELFEEVYGVKVEVEEIRGIPVVVPLSHLGLSEEFK